One segment of Procambarus clarkii isolate CNS0578487 chromosome 1, FALCON_Pclarkii_2.0, whole genome shotgun sequence DNA contains the following:
- the LOC138356898 gene encoding uncharacterized protein — MSYFCKVYPDRATRIKRLKELRKCTKFIRAHNLDTCTTQIRTCNRCHKGQHHTALCGDSSTKSAKPQKEEGTTTSVQLCTVLLGISVFSTRSDHKSALLTAQLIIKNGESKATICGLFDQGSQMTFISKELVDALKLTPVRETRIDIAGFLTNTGARVLKVVRPKVRLGGYVRTIQALVVDRFPTDLYVYGLGTTVKFLKEKGIHLADKITSDNLSNIGILMGLDVYHKFIKGKEEKQGMSLLPSAGDYLLTGPLLRLKQPAPVDHQLANPVMVA, encoded by the coding sequence ATGTCATACTTTTGCAAAGTTTACCCCGATCGTGCTACACgtataaaacgactcaaggagttacgtaAATGTACCAAGTTTATAAGGGCACATAATCTCGACACCTGTACAACTCAAATACGCACCTGTAAtaggtgccataagggtcaacaccatacagcactctGTGGGGACTCAAGTACAAAGTCTGCTAAACCACAGAAGGAGGAAGGAACTACCACATCAGTacagctttgtactgtgttacttggcataagtgtcttctcaacaaggtctgatcataaatcagctctactcACTGCTCAATTGATCATTAAAAATGGAGAGTCCAAAGCCACCATATGTggattatttgaccaaggatcccaaatgacttttatctcaaaggagttggtagatgcCCTGAAACTCACACCTGTAAGAGAGACACGAatagacatagcaggattcctgactaacacAGGAGCCCGAGTCCTCAAGGTAGTACGACCTAAAGTACGTTTAGGAGGTTATGTCCGAACGATACAAGCTctggtagtagatagattcccaacagacctgtatgtATATGGTCTAGGTACAACAGTCAAATTCCTGAAAGAAAAGGGAATCCATTTGGCTGATAAAATCACGTCAgacaacctttccaatattggaatccttatgggattagatgtctaccataagtttatcaaaggaaaggaagaaaaacaaggaatgagcttgttaccatctgcaggtgacTATTTGCTAACAGGCCCATTATTACGGCTgaaacaacccgcacctgtagaccaccaacttgccaacccagtaatggttgcatga